One region of Synechococcus elongatus PCC 11801 genomic DNA includes:
- a CDS encoding chemotaxis protein CheW — protein MADPTSNEPQSQGDPYLAFQVSKGEIFAFAATSVREVILQPADTITPMPNVAKSVLGMFNLRGRVIWVGDLAQLLGIPSQFRSDRPEVPLLAIEHGNALMALMIDQLGGMVWLNRQDLRPIAGHAQLQTFCREERPASETGRAIRILDPTVILEPKHWSL, from the coding sequence ATGGCTGATCCCACCTCCAACGAGCCCCAGTCGCAGGGGGACCCTTACCTTGCCTTCCAAGTCAGTAAGGGAGAAATTTTTGCGTTTGCGGCAACCAGCGTGCGGGAAGTCATCCTTCAACCCGCTGACACAATCACGCCAATGCCCAATGTTGCGAAGTCCGTTTTGGGCATGTTCAATTTACGCGGTCGCGTGATTTGGGTGGGTGATCTCGCTCAACTCTTGGGCATTCCGAGCCAATTTCGATCGGATCGTCCTGAGGTTCCACTGTTAGCGATCGAGCACGGCAATGCCCTGATGGCACTCATGATCGATCAACTCGGCGGCATGGTCTGGTTGAATCGGCAGGATTTGCGGCCCATCGCTGGCCATGCCCAACTCCAGACGTTTTGTCGTGAGGAACGCCCTGCCAGTGAGACTGGCCGAGCCATTCGCATCTTAGACCCAACCGTCATTCTCGAACCCAAGCACTGGTCCCTCTAG
- a CDS encoding o-succinylbenzoate synthase, with translation MSLRFAFRLYQRRLRQPLRTARDAQITVRSGIWLRLETETELRWAEIAPWPSFGSETFAEAIAFCEAFPAQPTWVDLAAVPATLPACQFGFGCLRKPIRTGLLPTSAVLLPAGAAALRAIASAAPATTYKWKIGLDWESELELLLQLDRQLPRSAKLRLDANGGLTTAQADRWLQALTAINERQPGRIEWLEQPLDPNQVDGLLKLAQNWPQVPLALDESVSQLSSLQFWQTQSWPGLYILKPAIAGWPQTVLQFCQEHQLPVVVSSMFESPIGWRSVAAIAAQLGRADQAQGLGTTAWFADDWESKTAAALWQHPSNS, from the coding sequence ATGAGCTTGCGGTTCGCGTTTCGGCTCTATCAGCGCCGCTTGCGGCAACCGCTCCGCACAGCGCGGGATGCCCAGATCACCGTGCGATCGGGGATTTGGTTGCGCCTTGAAACCGAGACGGAACTGCGCTGGGCTGAAATTGCGCCTTGGCCCTCCTTTGGCAGCGAGACCTTCGCGGAAGCGATCGCTTTCTGTGAGGCTTTTCCAGCACAACCTACGTGGGTGGATCTTGCGGCTGTGCCCGCAACCCTGCCGGCCTGTCAGTTTGGCTTTGGCTGCCTGCGCAAGCCGATCAGGACAGGATTGCTGCCAACTAGTGCAGTACTGTTGCCAGCGGGTGCAGCGGCTCTGCGCGCGATCGCATCAGCAGCTCCCGCAACCACCTACAAGTGGAAAATCGGGCTGGATTGGGAGAGCGAACTTGAACTCCTCCTGCAGCTCGATCGCCAATTACCGCGATCGGCAAAACTGCGGTTGGATGCCAATGGCGGCTTGACGACGGCGCAAGCCGATCGCTGGCTGCAAGCGCTGACTGCGATTAACGAACGGCAGCCCGGCCGGATTGAGTGGTTAGAGCAACCGCTGGATCCTAATCAGGTTGATGGTCTGCTCAAGCTGGCCCAGAACTGGCCGCAGGTGCCGCTCGCCTTAGATGAATCAGTCAGTCAGCTGTCATCCTTGCAGTTTTGGCAGACCCAAAGCTGGCCCGGACTCTACATCCTCAAACCGGCGATCGCAGGCTGGCCCCAGACCGTTCTGCAGTTTTGTCAGGAGCATCAATTGCCCGTCGTCGTTTCATCGATGTTTGAAAGTCCGATCGGTTGGCGATCGGTTGCTGCGATTGCCGCGCAACTGGGTCGAGCCGATCAAGCGCAGGGCTTGGGAACCACTGCTTGGTTTGCTGATGATTGGGAGAGCAAGACTGCAGCAGCACTATGGCAACACCCCTCCAACAGCTAG
- the malQ gene encoding 4-alpha-glucanotransferase produces the protein MFTRAAGILLHPTSLPGPFGSGDLGPASRQFLDWLASAGQQLWQVLPLGPTGYGYSPYLCYSALAGNPALISPELLAEDGWLQESDWADCPTFPSDRVDFASVLPYRDQLLRRAYSQFLQKAAASDRQLFQAFCEQEADWLDDYALFMAIKQASQGQPWTEWPEALRQRQPQALAKARDRWGGEISFQQFLQWQFREQWLALREEAQARRISLIGDIPIYVAHDSADVWANPQFFALDPETGAVNQQAGVPPDYFSETGQLWGNPVYNWAALQTDGYRWWLQRLQQLLSLVDYIRIDHFRGLEAFWSVPAGEETAIEGEWVKAPGADLLSTIRQQLGALPILAEDLGVITPEVEDLRDRFELPGMKILQFAFDSGSGNAYLPHNYWGRRWVVYTGTHDNDTTVGWFLSRNDSDRQAVLDYLGAESGWEIEWKLLRLAWSSTADWAIAPLQDVFGLDSSARMNRPGQATGNWDWRFSADWLTGDRAQRLRRLSQLYGRCFG, from the coding sequence GTGTTCACACGAGCCGCCGGCATCTTGCTACATCCCACGTCGTTGCCGGGGCCGTTTGGCAGCGGTGACTTGGGTCCTGCCTCTCGGCAGTTTCTCGACTGGCTGGCATCGGCTGGACAGCAACTCTGGCAAGTCTTGCCCCTAGGACCGACGGGCTATGGCTATTCGCCTTATCTCTGCTATTCCGCACTAGCCGGAAACCCAGCCCTGATCAGCCCTGAACTGTTGGCAGAAGATGGCTGGCTCCAGGAATCGGACTGGGCGGACTGTCCTACTTTTCCGAGCGATCGCGTCGATTTTGCCAGCGTCTTGCCCTATCGCGATCAACTGCTGCGCCGCGCCTACAGTCAGTTTCTGCAAAAAGCAGCCGCCAGCGATCGCCAACTTTTCCAAGCCTTTTGCGAACAGGAAGCTGATTGGCTCGATGACTATGCCCTGTTCATGGCGATTAAACAGGCCAGCCAGGGTCAGCCCTGGACGGAATGGCCAGAGGCCCTGCGTCAGCGGCAGCCTCAAGCCTTAGCCAAAGCCCGCGATCGCTGGGGCGGTGAAATCAGCTTCCAGCAGTTTTTGCAGTGGCAGTTTCGGGAGCAGTGGCTGGCGCTACGGGAAGAAGCTCAAGCCCGCCGCATTTCCCTGATTGGCGATATTCCGATCTACGTCGCTCATGACAGTGCGGACGTTTGGGCCAATCCTCAGTTTTTCGCCCTCGATCCTGAAACGGGCGCAGTTAATCAGCAGGCTGGTGTGCCGCCCGACTACTTCTCCGAGACTGGCCAACTCTGGGGCAATCCGGTCTATAACTGGGCTGCTCTGCAAACCGATGGCTATCGCTGGTGGTTGCAGCGGTTGCAACAGCTCCTCAGCTTGGTGGACTACATTCGCATCGATCATTTCCGAGGGCTGGAAGCTTTTTGGTCGGTCCCGGCGGGTGAAGAAACGGCGATCGAAGGGGAGTGGGTCAAAGCACCGGGTGCTGACCTGCTGAGTACGATTCGCCAGCAACTCGGGGCGTTGCCGATTCTGGCAGAGGATCTGGGTGTGATCACGCCCGAGGTGGAAGACCTGCGCGATCGCTTTGAGCTGCCGGGTATGAAAATTCTGCAATTTGCATTCGACTCTGGCTCGGGCAATGCTTATCTACCGCACAACTACTGGGGTCGCCGCTGGGTGGTTTACACGGGCACTCACGACAACGACACGACCGTCGGCTGGTTCTTGTCCCGTAATGACAGCGATCGGCAGGCAGTGCTGGACTATCTGGGAGCGGAATCGGGCTGGGAAATTGAGTGGAAGCTGCTCCGCTTGGCTTGGAGTTCAACGGCGGATTGGGCGATCGCCCCCCTCCAAGATGTTTTTGGTTTGGATAGCAGCGCTCGCATGAACCGTCCGGGGCAGGCTACTGGCAACTGGGACTGGCGCTTCAGTGCCGACTGGCTGACGGGCGATCGCGCCCAACGCTTGCGGCGACTCTCGCAGTTGTATGGACGCTGTTTTGGATGA
- a CDS encoding YebC/PmpR family DNA-binding transcriptional regulator, which yields MAGHSKWANIKRQKARVDAKKAQIFAKLSRAMIVAARQGLPDPAGNFQLRTAIEKAKAAGIPNDNIERAIAKGAGTLSGDGRQFESVRYEGYGPGGIAILIEALTDNRNRTAANLRAAFSKQGGNLGETGCVSWMFRQCGVVQLAGPIAEADLLEALLELPAESYDLDETGAVVYGSVADLEALSTQLRQAGFEVEDSELRWIPNDYQLVTDWEQARSLLRLLDSLEDLEDVCSVTANLELPPELVAQLEATL from the coding sequence ATGGCGGGTCACAGCAAATGGGCGAATATCAAGCGCCAGAAAGCGCGGGTTGATGCCAAAAAAGCGCAGATTTTTGCCAAGTTGTCTCGGGCAATGATTGTTGCTGCTCGCCAAGGGCTGCCGGATCCGGCTGGCAACTTTCAGCTGCGCACCGCAATCGAGAAGGCCAAAGCGGCGGGCATCCCCAACGACAATATTGAGCGGGCGATCGCCAAGGGAGCCGGGACCCTCAGCGGCGATGGTCGTCAGTTCGAGTCAGTTCGCTATGAAGGCTATGGCCCCGGCGGCATCGCCATCCTGATTGAGGCACTGACCGACAATCGCAACCGGACTGCAGCTAACCTCCGAGCTGCCTTTAGCAAGCAGGGCGGCAATCTCGGTGAAACCGGCTGTGTCAGCTGGATGTTTCGCCAGTGCGGGGTGGTGCAGCTTGCTGGCCCGATCGCAGAGGCTGATCTCTTGGAGGCCTTGCTGGAGCTGCCTGCCGAATCCTATGACCTCGATGAGACGGGGGCAGTCGTTTACGGGAGTGTTGCTGATCTCGAAGCTCTATCTACGCAGTTGCGCCAAGCGGGTTTTGAGGTGGAAGACAGTGAGCTGCGCTGGATTCCTAACGACTACCAACTGGTCACTGACTGGGAGCAGGCGCGATCGCTGTTGCGTTTGTTAGACAGTCTTGAAGACCTAGAAGATGTTTGTAGCGTCACAGCCAACCTCGAATTACCCCCTGAACTGGTCGCCCAACTGGAGGCCACTCTGTGA